In Cotesia glomerata isolate CgM1 linkage group LG3, MPM_Cglom_v2.3, whole genome shotgun sequence, one genomic interval encodes:
- the LOC123261632 gene encoding exostosin-3: MAGGTLESASLFYQSTNRREMCYWISHIKLSRIIVIMLLILFVVSLFAHYYLSKVETNASGMDMHRTRLEAFDDFTSMKASDLKFRIEEMLRIKVSVSNELRDLEAKRQRLQLEVSGFNQKIDDLKQELIHQQTDLDRLKMSLVQAQAAHREAIERNTPELAPPRRILINSLPTNLKFTSSESSSCRMFNCFDHSRCALTSGFPIYLYDPDVFSVINPTWDIDGFLKTTIKQTLGYNAHLTSNPAEACIYILLIGEALPSNSPGSSHQVFPHPLHVKKLHSLPYWGGDGRNHILLNLSRRDLSINSSNMLDNSDTGRAIIVQSTFLRSQYRPGFDIIVPPILGPPGGDVWQECASMVPARRKYLLSFQGEIKTTKSLSSSGSTSRPIDDAEIDLERVEDENNLDNFIVQHLNDMTTGVTMDKFFIQFECIPATDDSVRGKLLDWTLCGTESSRKEILKDSTFVLILAPSNSSFVTTSSIQARIYEALRSGAIPVILGGDQIYLSYNEVIAWRRAVLFLPKARVTEMHFLLRAIPDNDLLFMRRQGRLIWERYMATAQGAADTIVASIRDRLGIPAVPAIQSPSPSVFNETFVPIKSDAIVAEPEAEESLGPLEPPYPSPVFKRNYTIMLIHGHEIWNEWVNPFYLYPQLPFDTVLSSDAKFVGSEVGFRPIGKGAGGAGKEFSESLGGNYPREQFTIVILTYEREQVLINSLARLYGLPYLNKVLVVWNSPKPPIEDLRWPDIGVPVVVIKALRNSLNNRFLPFDTIETEAVLSVDDDAHLRHDEIMFGFRVWREHRDRVVGFPGRYHAWDQNFHNSWNYNSNYSCELSMVLTGAAFIHKHYMYLYTNWLPQAIRDKVDEYMNCEDIAMNFLVSHLTRKPPVKVTSRWTFRCPGCPVSLSEDDTHFQERHKCINFFAQVFGYMPLLNTQYRADSILFKTRISHDKQKCFKFI; encoded by the exons atggcTGGAGGTACATTAGAATCGGCGTCTTTATTCTACCAAAGCACTAATCGTCGAGAAATGTGCTATTGGATTTCGCACATTAAACTATCAAGGATTATTGTAATAATGCTGTTAATTTTGTTCGTTGTCTCGTTATTTGCGCACTACTACTTATCGAAg GTGGAAACAAATGCATCTGGCATGGACATGCACCGTACCAGactagaagcattcgacgacTTCACATCAATGAAAGCCTCAGACTTAAAATTCCGTATAGAAGAAATGTTGCGTATAAAAGTATCTGTGAGCAACGAACTCCGGGACCTTGAAGCAAAGCGCCAGCGCCTGCAACTCGAAGTCTCAGGATTCAACCAAAAAATCGACGACCTAAAGCAGGAATTAATCCACCAGCAAACAGACCTGGACCGCCTAAAAATGAGCCTGGTTCAAGCCCAAGCAGCCCATCGCGAGGCAATCGAACGTAACACTCCCGAATTAGCGCCTCCCCGTCGAATCTTGATAAATTCGCTTCCAACCAACCTTAAATTCACTTCTAGCGAATCCTCTTCCTGCCGGATGTTTAACTGCTTCGACCACAGCCGATGTGCCTTGACCAGCGGGTTCCCCATTTATCTCTACGACCCCGACGTCTTTTCCGTGATAAACCCTACCTGGGACATAGACGGGTTCCTAAAGACAACCATCAAACAAACCCTCGGCTACAACGCCCACCTAACTTCGAATCCCGCTGAAGCATGTATCTACATCCTCCTAATCGGCGAAGCTTTGCCTTCCAACAGCCCAGGATCCAGCCACCAAGTCTTCCCTCATCCTCTGCACGTGAAAAAGCTCCACTCGCTCCCCTACTGGGGTGGCGACGGACGGAACCACATTCTGCTGAATCTATCTCGTCGCGATCTCTCAATAAACTCCAGCAATATGTTGGACAATTCCGACACTGGGCGAGCTATAATCGTCCAGTCGACTTTCTTACGAAGCCAATACCGGCCAGGATTTGACATCATAGTCCCGCCGATCCTCGGACCTCCTGGAGGCGACGTTTGGCAGGAGTGCGCTTCCATGGTCCCAGCTCGTCGCAAGTACTTGCTTTCCTTCCAAGGTGAAATTAAGACCACCAAGTCGCTGTCATCATCCGGCTCCACCAGTAGACCAATTGACGACGCGGAGATAGACCTTGAGCGGGTTGAAGACGAGAACAACCTGGACAACTTCATCGTCCAGCACCTGAATGACATGACCACTGGAGTTACCATGGACAAGTTCTTCATCCAATTCGAGTGCATACCAGCCACTGATGACTCCGTCAGAGGAAAGCTTCTGGATTGGACGCTTTGTGGTACCGAGTCTTCCAGAAAGGAAATCCTCAAGGATTCGACGTTTGTCCTGATATTGGCACCAAGTAACTCCAGTTTTGTGACAACTTCTTCGATTCAGGCGAGGATTTATGAAGCGCTCAGGTCTGGGGCGATTCCTGTTATTCTGGGTGGTGATCAGATTTACCTCAGCTACAACGAAGTGATTGCCTGGAGACGAGCTGTGCTTTTTCTGCCCAAAGCAAGAGTCACTGAAATGCATTTCTTGCTCCGTGCAATTCCTGACAACGATTTGCTGTTCATGCGTCGGCAAGGCAGGCTCATTTGGGAGCGATACATGGCCACTGCTCAGGGTGCTGCTGACACTATTGTAGCTTCAATTCGCGATCGTCTGGGAATCCCTGCTGTTCCAGCGATCCAGTCTCCGAGTCCTAGTGTCTTTAATGAGACTTTTGTACCGATAAAGTCTGACGCGATTGTCGCGGAGCCTGAGGCTGAAGAGAGCTTAGGGCCGCTGGAGCCTCCGTATCCGTCCCCGGTTTTCAAGAGGAATTACACGATTATGCTGATCCATGGGCATGAGATTTGGAACGAGTGGGTCAATCCTTTTTATCTTTATCCGCAATTGCCCTTTGATACGGTGCTTTCCAGTGACGCTAAATTTGTTG GGTCCGAAGTGGGGTTCAGGCCCATTGGCAAAGGAGCTGGTGGCGCTGGCAAGGAGTTCAGCGAATCACTCGGTGGTAACTATCCAAGAGAACAATTCACTATTGTTATACTTACCTACGAACGCGAGCAAGTTTTGATTAATTCACTGGCTCGGTTGTACGGGCTGCCTTATTTGAACAAAGTTTTGGTTGTTTGGAACAGTCCCAAGCCTCCGATCGAAGATCTCAGGTGGCCTGACATTGGCGTGCCTGTTGTT gtGATCAAAGCCTTAAGGAACAGTTTGAACAACAGATTCCTACCGTTCGACACGATCGAAACAGAAGCAGTGTTGTCCGTGGACGACGACGCCCATCTGAGACATGATGAAATAATGTTTGGCTTTCG GGTATGGCGGGAGCACAGAGACCGCGTTGTTGGATTCCCCGGACGCTACCACGCCTGGGATCAAAACTTCCACAACTCGTGGAACTATAACTCTAATTATTCCTGTGAATTGTCGATGGTACTGACGGGCGCAGCATTTATTCACAAGCATTACATGTATCTTTACACCAACTGGCTGCCCCAGGCGATCAGGGACAAGGTTGATGAGTACATGAACTGCGAAGATATTGCCATGAATTTTTTGGTTTCGCATCTCACGCGGAAACCTCCCGTCAAA GTAACTTCACGGTGGACGTTCAGGTGTCCAGGTTGCCCCGTTTCTTTGTCTGAAGATGATACACACTTTCAAGAACGGCATAAATGTATCAACTTCTTTGCTCAG GTATTTGGATACATGCCACTACTAAATACTCAGTACCGAGCAGATTCGATTCTCTTCAAAACTCGGATATCGCACGATaaacaaaaatgttttaaattcaTATAA
- the LOC123260451 gene encoding uncharacterized protein LOC123260451 has translation MDQKIKWSFIIAGTVVIASVAMWGIWYLLKGRKEKLRKDLNKIVEEASTKVVHEFAENTSSSIIRDNASGVFSTVKSVTNKPIEDTDIDTVKTVLQRLFPKKTTDIGGVDKNTIEATENQSKVRDAIKDDDLAKLIINNLVETKIKEKVGSQSEKAAKSATNTEVDKLVEKGSSVDNTTKDKIINTAKEAAKKKLEEIINTTALAEIKEYVKTHGKEVFKQEALVIK, from the exons ATGGATCAGAAAATAAAATGGAGTTTCATAATTGCGGGCACCGTCGTTATAGCAAGCGTTGCAATGTGGGGTATATGGTACCTGTTGAAAGGACGTAAAGAGAAGCTGAGGAAGGATCTTAATAAAATCGTTGAGGAAGCTTCAACTAAGGTAGTGCATGAATTCGCTGAAAATACATCAAGCAGTATCATAAGAGATAATGCAAGTGGTGTATTCAGTACAGTCAAAAGTGTTACAAATAAACCAATTGAAGATACTGATATAGACACTGTAAAAACTGTTCTACAAAGATTGTTTCCCAAAAAAACTACTGACATTGGGGGAGTTGATAAGAATACAATTGAGGCAACAGAAAATCAATCTAAAGTTAGAGATGCGATAAAAGATGATGACCTAGCAAAGCTCATCATAAATAATCTAgtagaaacaaaaataaaggAAAAGGTAGGTTCTCAAAGTGAAAAAGCGGCAAAATCTGCTACAAACACTGAAGTCGATAAGCTAGTTGAAAAAGGATCAAGTGTTGACAATACTACCAAGGATAAAATCATCAATACCGCTAAAGAAGcagctaagaaaaaattgGAAGAAATTATCAATACGACAGCGTTAGCTGAAATTAAAGAGTATGTTAAAACTCACGGTAAAGAAGTATTTAAACAAGAg gCACTGGTTATAAAATAG
- the LOC123260364 gene encoding serine/threonine-protein kinase meng-po: protein MSLTKKAIGGSIHRIREFELEKVNLAEEFDILQIVGEGWFGKILLTEHKSTQTEMALKALPKAYTAITDFYREFHYGLHLSAHRNIITTYDVAFETAGFYVFSQEYAPLGDLTSNVTETGLGELHTKKVARQLAAAIHHIHSRELVHRDIKLDNILVFKSDFSRIKLCDFGETRRINTIVRRHNEWLPYSPPEVLHVDPDDTYKALTAHDVWQFGIVLFVCLTGCLPWQKAAMDDKRYTRYLNWHSSTLNIAKKPKLFQLISSRAQRMFKRLLEPKLEKRPVSVLEANKYLEDRWLGKLGAEKSMNGGADERDELCPSMYSFHSSPEEKNQLLYTLTRYGIETTVDRSRKKDRIREWIQSSAITEENEDEESAMEDLLPDLSNTVNENDTDENGSMQGRHFPERRPSIKKSVSPERPITSEKVRFRRSTSDKTSSRNSPHESSSKRRSKSSHGPSLRNIERRNPFAPQVAEEMQTIARFANFPNGDPNLAVSPLVIVRPENSGHQSSAPKAPYSAAIPAKLGFNEPIQDKTVDSSSKEVKSNNAANLAINSAWEEVQSKELSVEMIPYMQSPPKSPQVPMRKNRDHGIQFPLINQIPTMDSANNGRNESNKLAQQLPLVPNPLTMSVASQLVMQSFHTIQGINSMQSTPLSGSGTSSSGSVYGKDAYEHYGVAQGTVMAKPEYRNGRSSGSGSRSVSN, encoded by the exons ATGAGTTTGACGAAAAAAGCAATCGGCGGTTCTATTCATCGAATACGCGAATTTGAATTAGAAAAG gtgaATCTTGCCGAAGAGTTCGATATACTGCAAATAGTAGGAGAAGGATGGTTCGGAAAAATATTACTAACAGAACACAAGAGTACACAAACAGAAATGGCGTTAAAGGCATTACCGAAAGCATATACAGCAATTACTGATTTTTATCGAGAGTTTCATTATGGCCTTCATCTTTCAGCACATCGGAATATCATAACAACTTATGACGTTGCTTTCGAGACTGCTGGGTTTTATGTTTTCAGTCAAGAATATGCTCCACTTg GCGATTTGACGTCAAATGTAACAGAAACAGGCCTTGGTGAGCTTCACACTAAAAAAGTAGCCCGTCAATTAGCCGCTGCGATTCATCATATTCACAGCCGAGAGCTAGTGCATCGAGATATAAAACTTGACAATATCCTTGTTTTCAAAAGTGACTTTTCGAGGATAAAACTTTGTGATTTCGGCGAAACACGACGAATAAATACTATTGTAAGAAGGCACAATGAGTGGCTGCCATATTCTCCTCCAGAAGTTTTGCACGTAGATCCAGATGATACTTACAa aGCACTAACAGCCCATGACGTTTGGCAGTTCGGTATAGTATTATTTGTTTGCCTGACGGGTTGTCTACCTTGGCAGAAAGCAGCAATGGATGACAAAAGATACACACGTTACTTGAATTGGCATTCATCGACGCTAAATATTGCCAAAAAACCGAAGCTCTTTCAATTAATTAGTTCACGAGCCCAGAGAATGTTCAAAAGACTGCTAGAACCTAAATTAGAAAAGCGACCTGTTAGTGTATTGGAAGCTAATAAATATCTTGAAGATCGATGGTTGGGCAAATTGGGCGCCGAAAAATCAATGAATG GCGGAGCAGACGAAAGAGACGAATTATGCCCATCAATGTACAGCTTCCACAGTTCTCCCGAGGAAAAGAACCAATTGCTGTACACTTTAACGCGATACGGAATCGAAACAACGGTGGACAGGTCGCGAAAGAAAGACCGAATTCGTGAGTGGATTCAATCCAGCGCTATAACCGAAGAAAACGAAGACGAGGAATCAGCCATGGAAGATTTGCTTCCCGATTTGAGTAACACCGTGAATGAAAACGACACCGACGAAAACGGGAGCATGCAGGGCCGCCATTTTCCCGAAAGACGTCCGAGTATCAAGAAATCAGTGAGTCCAGAAAGGCCAATCACCAGCGAGAAGGTCAGATTTAGAAGGTCTACTAGTGACAAGACCTCTTCAAGAAACAGCCCTCACGAGTCGAGCTCCAAAAGACGTTCCAAATCCTCGCACGGACCTTCTTTGCGAAACATCGAAAGGAGGAACCCTTTTGCTCCGCAAGTTGCCGAAGAAATGCAAACTATCGCGCGATTCGCGAACTTTCCCAATGGAGATCCTAATCTTGCAGTTTCTCCTTTGGTAATTGTAAGACCCGAGAATTCAGGGCACCAATCTTCTGCTCCAAAAGCTCCTTACTCCGCGGCAATTCCTGCTAAGCTTGGTTTCAACGAACCGATTCAGGACAAGACGGTCGATTCATCAAGCAAAGAAGTCAAATCTAACAATGCAGCGAATTTGGCGATTAATTCAGCTTGGGAAGAAGTCCAATCGAAAGAATTGAGCGTGGAAATGATTCCTTACATGCAGTCGCCTCCTAAAAGTCCCCAGGTGCCGATGAGGAAGAATCGGGACCATGGAATTCAATTTCCTCTGATAAATCAGATTCCCACGATGGATTCGGCCAACAATGGACGGAATGAGAGCAACAAATTAGCGCAGCAATTGCCGCTAGTTCCAAATCCACTTACCATGTCAGTGGCTTCGCAATTAGTGATGCAGAGCTTTCACACAATTCAGGGGATCAATTCGATGCAATCGACTCCGTTGTCTGGGTCTGGAACTTCTTCGTCAGGATCTGTCTATGGAAAGGATGCTTATGAGCATTACGGCGTAGCCCAAGGCACTGTTATGGCTAAGCCTGAATACAGAAATGGACGATCTAGTGGCAGTGGAAGCAGATCTGTTAGTAATTAG